A part of Diprion similis isolate iyDipSimi1 chromosome 12, iyDipSimi1.1, whole genome shotgun sequence genomic DNA contains:
- the LOC124412812 gene encoding xaa-Pro aminopeptidase ApepP isoform X2 has protein sequence MVAGKGAIKLAKLRDLLRTATVGTNKKGIDAYIVGSEDSHQSEYLAPKDQRRSFISGFSGSAGTAIITQDQALLWTDGRYFAQATKELDPPEAWTLMKEGVVGTPTQASWLASNLSSQSNVAVDPNLISNMAWSAINASLVAAGHSFLPLEKNFVDLVWGSDKPGMPANKVVGQPLKYTGKTAGEKVELCRQAMRDESVTTLVVTALDEVAYLLNWRGSDIHYNPVFFAYVVITLDKVHIFIDQSKVTQEAKQQLKDEGVDPQYHPYDTIGMYLKERSTASDGKTWISNSSSYALHVSCGSGEINNKLHTNITPICVMKAIKNTVEIKGMKKAHLKDGVAVVKYLAWLEEKVKSKSEESLVTELSGAAQLEKFRAEQEDFIGPSFCTISAVGAHGAIIHYAPSPETDTPINDREFYLCDSGGQYLDGTTDITRTVHFGSPTAFERECFTRVFKGQCALANAIFPTMIKGNYLDILARKSLWEVGLDYLHGTAHGVGAYLNVHEGPMGISWRLHPDDPGLQIGMFLSNEPGYYEDEKFGIRLEDVEVIVETATPHNFKSRGFLTFECVTMVPIQSNLLDKSLLTDQEIAYLNCYHAKCLKKVGPLLQGEANQQALSWLQRATVPITR, from the exons ATGGTAGCCGGAAAAGGAGCAATCAAGCTGGCCAAGTTGAGAGACTTGCTGAGGACAGCAACTGTAGGTACGAACAAGAAAGGGATTGACGCCTATATAGTTGGATCGGAAGATTCTCATCAGTCCGAGTACCTGGCACCAAAAGATCAGCGCAGATCATTCATCTCTGGTTTCAGTGGTTCAGCTGGAACGGCAATTATAACTCAAGATCAAGCTCTGCTGTGGACAGATGGGCGATATTTTGCACAGGCTACAAAAGAACTGGATCCACCTGAAGCATGGACGCTGATGAAGGAGGGAGTCGTTGGCACTCCTACACAGGCCTCTTGGCTTGCTTCAAATTTATCCTCACAATCCAATGTCGCTGTTGATCCCAATTTGATAAGCAATATGGCGTGGTCAGCCATAAATGCCAGCCTCGTTGCAGCTGGACATAGTTTCCTACCACTGGAAAAGAATTTTGTAGATTTGGTTTGGGGATCAGACAAACCAGGCATGCCAGCCAACAAAGTAGTGGGTCAGCCCTTGAAATATACGGGAAAAACAGCAGGTGAAAAAGTAGAGCTATGCCGCCAAGCTATGAGAGACGAAAGTGTTACTACACTGGTTGTAACGGCTCTTGATGAAGTCGCTTATCTTCTTAATTGGAGGGGAAGCGACATTCACTACAATCCTGTATTTTTTGCTTATGTAGTTATTACGCTGGACAAAGTCCATATTTTCATTGATCAATCGAAGGTTACACAGGAAGCAAAGCAACAGCTTAAAGATGAGGGTGTGGACCCACAATATCATCCATATGACACTATTGGCATGTATTTGAAAGAAAGGAGTACTGCTAGTGACGGAAAGACTTGGATCAGTAACAGCTCCAGCTATGCGCTGCACGTTAGTTGTGGTTCAGGAGAGATTAATAATAAACTGCATACCAATATCACGCCTATTTGTGTAATGAAAGCCATTAAGAACACTGTAGAAATTAAAGGAATGAAGAAAGCTCATCTGAAAGACGGTGTTGCTGTTGTAAAATACTTGGCCTGGCTGGAAGAAAAGGTCAAGTCAAAGAGCGAGGAATCACTGGTTACTGAACTTTCTGGTGCTGCTCAActagaaaaattcagagc GGAACAAGAAGATTTCATTGGACCAAGCTTTTGCACAATTTCGGCGGTTGGAGCACACGGTGCTATTATCCATTACGCACCTAGTCCTGAAACAGACACTCCTATCAATGACCGAGAGTTTTATCTCTGTGATTCCGGTGGCCAATACCTTGATGGGACTACCGATATTACACGAACTGTGCATTTTGGATCACCTACTGCTTTTGAGCGAGAATGTTTTACACGCGTTTTCAAGGGACAGTGTGCCCTGGCAAATGCTATTTTTCCTACAATGATCAAGGGCAACTATCTGGATATTTTGGCACGCAAATCTCTGTGGGAAGTTGG GCTAGACTATTTGCATGGTACTGCACACGGAGTTGGAGCATATTTGAACGTTCACGAGGGACCAATGGGTATTTCATGGCGTCTGCATCCCGATGACCCTGGTTTACAGATCGGCATGTTTCTCTCCAACG AACCAGGATACTATGAGGATGAAAAGTTTGGCATTCGCCTGGAGGATGTAGAGGTCATTGTGGAAACAGCTACCCCACACAATTTTAAATCTCGGGGCTTTCTCACCTTTGAGTGTGTCACCATGGTCCCTATACAGAGCAATTTACTAGATAAATCTCTTCTCACTGATCAAGAG aTTGCCTATTTAAATTGTTATCACGCTAAGTGTCTGAAAAAAGTGGGCCCTCTATTGCAAGGAGAAGCAAACCAGCAAGCCCTGTCTTGGCTGCAACGTGCAACAGTACCGATAACCAGATAA
- the LOC124412812 gene encoding xaa-Pro aminopeptidase ApepP isoform X1 has protein sequence MTGDGKMVAGKGAIKLAKLRDLLRTATVGTNKKGIDAYIVGSEDSHQSEYLAPKDQRRSFISGFSGSAGTAIITQDQALLWTDGRYFAQATKELDPPEAWTLMKEGVVGTPTQASWLASNLSSQSNVAVDPNLISNMAWSAINASLVAAGHSFLPLEKNFVDLVWGSDKPGMPANKVVGQPLKYTGKTAGEKVELCRQAMRDESVTTLVVTALDEVAYLLNWRGSDIHYNPVFFAYVVITLDKVHIFIDQSKVTQEAKQQLKDEGVDPQYHPYDTIGMYLKERSTASDGKTWISNSSSYALHVSCGSGEINNKLHTNITPICVMKAIKNTVEIKGMKKAHLKDGVAVVKYLAWLEEKVKSKSEESLVTELSGAAQLEKFRAEQEDFIGPSFCTISAVGAHGAIIHYAPSPETDTPINDREFYLCDSGGQYLDGTTDITRTVHFGSPTAFERECFTRVFKGQCALANAIFPTMIKGNYLDILARKSLWEVGLDYLHGTAHGVGAYLNVHEGPMGISWRLHPDDPGLQIGMFLSNEPGYYEDEKFGIRLEDVEVIVETATPHNFKSRGFLTFECVTMVPIQSNLLDKSLLTDQEIAYLNCYHAKCLKKVGPLLQGEANQQALSWLQRATVPITR, from the exons atgacCGG AGACGGAAAAATGGTAGCCGGAAAAGGAGCAATCAAGCTGGCCAAGTTGAGAGACTTGCTGAGGACAGCAACTGTAGGTACGAACAAGAAAGGGATTGACGCCTATATAGTTGGATCGGAAGATTCTCATCAGTCCGAGTACCTGGCACCAAAAGATCAGCGCAGATCATTCATCTCTGGTTTCAGTGGTTCAGCTGGAACGGCAATTATAACTCAAGATCAAGCTCTGCTGTGGACAGATGGGCGATATTTTGCACAGGCTACAAAAGAACTGGATCCACCTGAAGCATGGACGCTGATGAAGGAGGGAGTCGTTGGCACTCCTACACAGGCCTCTTGGCTTGCTTCAAATTTATCCTCACAATCCAATGTCGCTGTTGATCCCAATTTGATAAGCAATATGGCGTGGTCAGCCATAAATGCCAGCCTCGTTGCAGCTGGACATAGTTTCCTACCACTGGAAAAGAATTTTGTAGATTTGGTTTGGGGATCAGACAAACCAGGCATGCCAGCCAACAAAGTAGTGGGTCAGCCCTTGAAATATACGGGAAAAACAGCAGGTGAAAAAGTAGAGCTATGCCGCCAAGCTATGAGAGACGAAAGTGTTACTACACTGGTTGTAACGGCTCTTGATGAAGTCGCTTATCTTCTTAATTGGAGGGGAAGCGACATTCACTACAATCCTGTATTTTTTGCTTATGTAGTTATTACGCTGGACAAAGTCCATATTTTCATTGATCAATCGAAGGTTACACAGGAAGCAAAGCAACAGCTTAAAGATGAGGGTGTGGACCCACAATATCATCCATATGACACTATTGGCATGTATTTGAAAGAAAGGAGTACTGCTAGTGACGGAAAGACTTGGATCAGTAACAGCTCCAGCTATGCGCTGCACGTTAGTTGTGGTTCAGGAGAGATTAATAATAAACTGCATACCAATATCACGCCTATTTGTGTAATGAAAGCCATTAAGAACACTGTAGAAATTAAAGGAATGAAGAAAGCTCATCTGAAAGACGGTGTTGCTGTTGTAAAATACTTGGCCTGGCTGGAAGAAAAGGTCAAGTCAAAGAGCGAGGAATCACTGGTTACTGAACTTTCTGGTGCTGCTCAActagaaaaattcagagc GGAACAAGAAGATTTCATTGGACCAAGCTTTTGCACAATTTCGGCGGTTGGAGCACACGGTGCTATTATCCATTACGCACCTAGTCCTGAAACAGACACTCCTATCAATGACCGAGAGTTTTATCTCTGTGATTCCGGTGGCCAATACCTTGATGGGACTACCGATATTACACGAACTGTGCATTTTGGATCACCTACTGCTTTTGAGCGAGAATGTTTTACACGCGTTTTCAAGGGACAGTGTGCCCTGGCAAATGCTATTTTTCCTACAATGATCAAGGGCAACTATCTGGATATTTTGGCACGCAAATCTCTGTGGGAAGTTGG GCTAGACTATTTGCATGGTACTGCACACGGAGTTGGAGCATATTTGAACGTTCACGAGGGACCAATGGGTATTTCATGGCGTCTGCATCCCGATGACCCTGGTTTACAGATCGGCATGTTTCTCTCCAACG AACCAGGATACTATGAGGATGAAAAGTTTGGCATTCGCCTGGAGGATGTAGAGGTCATTGTGGAAACAGCTACCCCACACAATTTTAAATCTCGGGGCTTTCTCACCTTTGAGTGTGTCACCATGGTCCCTATACAGAGCAATTTACTAGATAAATCTCTTCTCACTGATCAAGAG aTTGCCTATTTAAATTGTTATCACGCTAAGTGTCTGAAAAAAGTGGGCCCTCTATTGCAAGGAGAAGCAAACCAGCAAGCCCTGTCTTGGCTGCAACGTGCAACAGTACCGATAACCAGATAA
- the LOC124412812 gene encoding xaa-Pro aminopeptidase ApepP isoform X3: MTGDGKMVAGKGAIKLAKLRDLLRTATVGTNKKGIDAYIVGSEDSHQSEYLAPKDQRRSFISGFSGSAGTAIITQDQALLWTDGRYFAQATKELDPPEAWTLMKEGVVGTPTQASWLASNLSSQSNVAVDPNLISNMAWSAINASLVAAGHSFLPLEKNFVDLVWGSDKPGMPANKVVGQPLKYTGKTAGEKVELCRQAMRDESVTTLVVTALDEVAYLLNWRGSDIHYNPVFFAYVVITLDKVHIFIDQSKVTQEAKQQLKDEGVDPQYHPYDTIGMYLKERSTASDGKTWISNSSSYALHVSCGSGEINNKLHTNITPICVMKAIKNTVEIKGMKKAHLKDGVAVVKYLAWLEEKVKSKSEESLVTELSGAAQLEKFRAEQEDFIGPSFCTISAVGAHGAIIHYAPSPETDTPINDREFYLCDSGGQYLDGTTDITRTVHFGSPTAFERECFTRVFKGQCALANAIFPTMIKGNYLDILARKSLWEVGLDYLHGTAHGVGAYLNVHEGPMGISWRLHPDDPGLQIGMFLSNEPGYYEDEKFGIRLEDVEVIVETATPHNFKSRGFLTFECVTMVPIQSNLLDKSLLTDQEKGRDRGGQKLLLQLLFL, encoded by the exons atgacCGG AGACGGAAAAATGGTAGCCGGAAAAGGAGCAATCAAGCTGGCCAAGTTGAGAGACTTGCTGAGGACAGCAACTGTAGGTACGAACAAGAAAGGGATTGACGCCTATATAGTTGGATCGGAAGATTCTCATCAGTCCGAGTACCTGGCACCAAAAGATCAGCGCAGATCATTCATCTCTGGTTTCAGTGGTTCAGCTGGAACGGCAATTATAACTCAAGATCAAGCTCTGCTGTGGACAGATGGGCGATATTTTGCACAGGCTACAAAAGAACTGGATCCACCTGAAGCATGGACGCTGATGAAGGAGGGAGTCGTTGGCACTCCTACACAGGCCTCTTGGCTTGCTTCAAATTTATCCTCACAATCCAATGTCGCTGTTGATCCCAATTTGATAAGCAATATGGCGTGGTCAGCCATAAATGCCAGCCTCGTTGCAGCTGGACATAGTTTCCTACCACTGGAAAAGAATTTTGTAGATTTGGTTTGGGGATCAGACAAACCAGGCATGCCAGCCAACAAAGTAGTGGGTCAGCCCTTGAAATATACGGGAAAAACAGCAGGTGAAAAAGTAGAGCTATGCCGCCAAGCTATGAGAGACGAAAGTGTTACTACACTGGTTGTAACGGCTCTTGATGAAGTCGCTTATCTTCTTAATTGGAGGGGAAGCGACATTCACTACAATCCTGTATTTTTTGCTTATGTAGTTATTACGCTGGACAAAGTCCATATTTTCATTGATCAATCGAAGGTTACACAGGAAGCAAAGCAACAGCTTAAAGATGAGGGTGTGGACCCACAATATCATCCATATGACACTATTGGCATGTATTTGAAAGAAAGGAGTACTGCTAGTGACGGAAAGACTTGGATCAGTAACAGCTCCAGCTATGCGCTGCACGTTAGTTGTGGTTCAGGAGAGATTAATAATAAACTGCATACCAATATCACGCCTATTTGTGTAATGAAAGCCATTAAGAACACTGTAGAAATTAAAGGAATGAAGAAAGCTCATCTGAAAGACGGTGTTGCTGTTGTAAAATACTTGGCCTGGCTGGAAGAAAAGGTCAAGTCAAAGAGCGAGGAATCACTGGTTACTGAACTTTCTGGTGCTGCTCAActagaaaaattcagagc GGAACAAGAAGATTTCATTGGACCAAGCTTTTGCACAATTTCGGCGGTTGGAGCACACGGTGCTATTATCCATTACGCACCTAGTCCTGAAACAGACACTCCTATCAATGACCGAGAGTTTTATCTCTGTGATTCCGGTGGCCAATACCTTGATGGGACTACCGATATTACACGAACTGTGCATTTTGGATCACCTACTGCTTTTGAGCGAGAATGTTTTACACGCGTTTTCAAGGGACAGTGTGCCCTGGCAAATGCTATTTTTCCTACAATGATCAAGGGCAACTATCTGGATATTTTGGCACGCAAATCTCTGTGGGAAGTTGG GCTAGACTATTTGCATGGTACTGCACACGGAGTTGGAGCATATTTGAACGTTCACGAGGGACCAATGGGTATTTCATGGCGTCTGCATCCCGATGACCCTGGTTTACAGATCGGCATGTTTCTCTCCAACG AACCAGGATACTATGAGGATGAAAAGTTTGGCATTCGCCTGGAGGATGTAGAGGTCATTGTGGAAACAGCTACCCCACACAATTTTAAATCTCGGGGCTTTCTCACCTTTGAGTGTGTCACCATGGTCCCTATACAGAGCAATTTACTAGATAAATCTCTTCTCACTGATCAAGAG AAGGGGAGGGACAGGGGGGGCCAGAAATTACTTctgcaattattattcttatag